GGATTTTAATGAGAAACCATCCCTTGTCTTCCCCTCCTTGCCCGCCTGGCATCCCCGCCAGACCGATGTCCTGCCCGGCAAGCGGTCAGACGGGCGGGCTGGAGTCGGACAGAGGAAGGAGGGGATATTTGTGGCGGTCAGGAATTTGGTAGCCCAGCCATTTATGGCTGGGTGATAATAACTGATGAGAACCCGAGGGCGTTTACGCCCTTCCGCTATCCGGAGTAACGCCGTGAACGGCGTGAGAAGTGAGGATAGGCAACTATTAGTCCCGGTCCCGAAGCTTCGGGACCGGGCTAAAAGACCCCAATACATTTCTAATTGTGAAGAAATCCCCTATTAGAATACAGAGGTAACGTATTGAAATATATATTGTTAGTCTTAATTCTTTGATACAGAACACAATAAAATCCAAATGCTCGATTAACTTGGTTTGGAAGGAGGATTAAGAAGAAATTGAACCTGATAGAAGCGGATAGAATATTTAAGCCCGAAAAGGCGTTTATAGGGCTATGTATAGCGATAGCGGGATGTGATGAGAAAATTGACCTTCGGCAGCTTAACAAGCTGAGAGAGGTAACCAAAAGGAACGGCATTTCTGAGGAAGACGTCATAAGAGAACTCGATGATTTTTCAAAAATGAACATCGAAGAGGCTTTAATTTACGGAAGAAGGTGTATGGTGGCATTACCTGATCTTGAAAGCGAAATGAAAAATATGCTTTTGCTATCTCTCTATGAGATAGCGTTGGCGGATTCCGACTATCATCAAATGGAATTAAAAGTCATCGATACAGTCAAAAAAAGGATGGAATTCGATTAAGCGATTGGGGACATCGCCACAATAAATGCTGTCGTTCTGCGGAGTCCGCCAGCTGGCGGATGACGAAGAATCCTGTCCGGATGCAGGGCGGTTCTTTACACACCCTCCCGACACAGAATCGGGATAAACTGCCACCCATCTTTAGAGGGGATTAATAGGAATTTTCTTAATAGAAACCACCCCATGCCCCTCCTTGAAAAGGAGGGCGTATTTGTGGCAGTCAGTGCGCGACATTCCGAGTCCGGATACCGTGGCTCCTGACGGGCTGCCGGACGAATTATCGAAGAGACTCTCCAAGGGAGTCCTTCGTGACCTTCGGATCGGGACTTCG
This genomic stretch from Candidatus Neomarinimicrobiota bacterium harbors:
- a CDS encoding TerB family tellurite resistance protein; this encodes MNLIEADRIFKPEKAFIGLCIAIAGCDEKIDLRQLNKLREVTKRNGISEEDVIRELDDFSKMNIEEALIYGRRCMVALPDLESEMKNMLLLSLYEIALADSDYHQMELKVIDTVKKRMEFD